The following coding sequences lie in one Polynucleobacter asymbioticus genomic window:
- the yidD gene encoding membrane protein insertion efficiency factor YidD has protein sequence MRLFNQLAIKVVRLYQIALSPFVGMQCKFVPSCSQYACDCFSNYGFFKSFGLMVWRILRCNPWSHGGYDPAVKPTPHHH, from the coding sequence GTGCGCCTATTCAATCAGCTAGCCATTAAGGTTGTGAGGCTTTACCAAATAGCACTCAGCCCCTTTGTAGGTATGCAATGTAAGTTTGTACCAAGCTGCTCGCAATACGCTTGTGATTGCTTTTCAAATTACGGATTTTTTAAAAGCTTTGGCTTAATGGTGTGGCGCATTTTGCGTTGTAACCCATGGTCACATGGCGGATATGATCCTGCAGTA
- the rnpA gene encoding ribonuclease P protein component: MASLDQGSRPDLGIAVAKKLAKRAVDRNRIKRMIRELVRSAQASTLNSDVVVKLKKPIGRETRGRLRSKEKDVLRNQIAGLI, from the coding sequence TTGGCATCCTTGGATCAGGGCTCAAGACCAGACTTGGGTATTGCGGTAGCTAAAAAATTAGCGAAGCGGGCCGTAGACCGCAACCGAATAAAACGCATGATTCGCGAATTAGTCAGGAGTGCACAAGCAAGCACCCTTAATAGCGATGTTGTGGTGAAGCTGAAAAAACCCATTGGTCGCGAAACCCGCGGCAGGCTCAGGAGCAAAGAAAAAGATGTTCTGCGAAATCAGATTGCAGGACTAATTTAA